A region from the Chitinophaga sp. Cy-1792 genome encodes:
- a CDS encoding LytTR family DNA-binding domain-containing protein translates to MSNSINCIIIEDEQPAADLLQLYISRVEMLHLAGTFTSGTQAMRCLNTNKIDLIFTDINLPGISGVDFIRSLTPAPNVIFTTAHAEYAVDGFDLDAVDFLLKPIPFERFLKAINRFIKLDKQIAEPTPAPKQEATEKESPFIFIKCDKKMVKIYLDDILYFESQKNYLLINTSKEVFKTYHSISEMEEKLPEATFVRIHRSFIVSIPKIEKYNSNEIEINKISIPIGRHYGSTTTHALRNYQLMYPTFQL, encoded by the coding sequence ATGAGCAATAGTATTAACTGTATTATCATCGAAGATGAGCAGCCGGCTGCCGACCTGCTTCAGCTTTACATAAGCCGGGTAGAAATGTTGCACCTGGCGGGCACTTTCACCAGTGGCACACAGGCCATGCGCTGTTTAAATACCAATAAAATAGACCTGATTTTTACAGATATCAACCTACCCGGTATTTCCGGTGTAGATTTCATCCGTTCGCTGACACCTGCACCCAATGTGATTTTCACCACTGCCCATGCAGAATATGCCGTAGATGGTTTTGACCTGGATGCAGTAGATTTCCTGCTGAAGCCTATTCCGTTTGAAAGATTTCTGAAAGCCATCAACCGCTTCATCAAACTGGACAAGCAGATAGCAGAACCCACTCCTGCGCCAAAGCAGGAAGCAACAGAGAAAGAATCTCCCTTTATCTTTATCAAATGTGATAAGAAGATGGTGAAGATTTATTTAGATGATATCCTGTATTTTGAATCTCAGAAAAATTACCTGCTGATCAATACCAGCAAGGAAGTCTTCAAGACCTACCACTCTATTTCAGAAATGGAAGAAAAGCTGCCGGAGGCAACGTTTGTGCGGATACACCGGTCGTTTATTGTGTCCATTCCGAAGATAGAAAAGTATAATAGCAATGAGATAGAGATCAATAAAATATCTATTCCTATCGGAAGGCATTATGGCTCTACGACGACGCATGCGTTGAGGAATTATCAGCTGATGTATCCGACGTTTCAGTTGTAG
- a CDS encoding sensor histidine kinase encodes MIDIPRSRLGKKSVYAIYWVLYLIIFGCIQAGPDHDFRNAFASEIISLPMRVLFVTVVLEVLVERFLFRKRVWLFILIYIPLILFFAVIQRYLDNTFILEYFLTDWKKEPLLSAAPFIYSVFKLQFVVTIPFSVKLFYNWMREQHRSMRMAEEKSQAELIVLRNQFHPHFIFNVLNTLYAKTLVTSPESAEIVSRMSSLLRFSIYEINTRSVPLDKEIQYLEDYISLQRVRFNQYQQISFHVEGARENKYMEPFILMTFVENCFKHCMPNEHGDSWITISISIREEWLTARIENSAVLGHSGHQLHNGGGVGLENVKRRLNLIYGENHILKISQDEDSYFVYLKLKLETHEQ; translated from the coding sequence ATGATTGATATCCCACGTTCCCGGCTGGGGAAGAAGAGTGTATATGCCATCTACTGGGTGCTTTACCTGATAATTTTCGGATGTATACAGGCTGGTCCCGACCATGATTTCCGGAATGCTTTTGCATCCGAGATCATCAGTTTGCCTATGCGTGTACTTTTCGTCACCGTTGTACTGGAAGTGTTGGTAGAACGCTTCTTATTCCGCAAGCGTGTATGGTTGTTTATATTGATCTATATCCCGCTGATCCTCTTCTTTGCTGTAATACAACGTTACCTGGATAATACCTTTATACTTGAGTATTTCCTGACAGACTGGAAGAAAGAGCCGCTGTTAAGTGCTGCACCTTTTATCTACAGCGTATTCAAGCTGCAGTTTGTGGTGACGATTCCATTCTCTGTAAAATTATTTTACAACTGGATGCGGGAACAACACCGGTCTATGCGTATGGCCGAAGAGAAATCACAGGCGGAGCTGATCGTATTACGTAATCAGTTCCATCCGCATTTTATCTTTAATGTGTTGAATACTTTATATGCAAAAACTTTGGTAACCTCTCCGGAATCAGCAGAGATCGTGAGCCGGATGTCGTCGTTGCTGCGGTTTTCCATCTATGAGATCAACACCCGCAGTGTACCGCTCGACAAGGAGATTCAGTACCTGGAAGATTATATCAGCCTACAGCGCGTACGTTTCAATCAGTACCAGCAGATTAGTTTTCATGTAGAAGGCGCCCGGGAAAATAAATATATGGAGCCGTTTATCCTGATGACATTTGTGGAAAACTGCTTTAAGCATTGCATGCCCAATGAGCATGGCGACAGCTGGATCACCATCAGTATTTCCATCCGCGAAGAATGGCTGACAGCGCGGATTGAGAATAGCGCAGTGTTAGGACATTCCGGACATCAGCTACATAATGGCGGCGGTGTCGGGCTGGAAAATGTAAAACGCAGACTGAACCTGATATATGGAGAAAATCATATCTTAAAAATCTCCCAGGACGAGGATAGTTATTTTGTGTATTTGAAATTGAAATTAGAAACGCATGAGCAATAG
- a CDS encoding alpha-amylase family glycosyl hydrolase, producing MRKMLIAGLMMLCSTAYAYARQPDVYPTNWWTGMKHNKIQLLLKSEDSEFNKSKISVNYPGVTITDTHTFENGKYLAIDITISDAAMPGNVDFICLKNAKTTQISWPLKARKGTPGKDFAQGISQADMIYLLMPDRFSNGDPSNDKVPGLKDQSLNRADYYARHGGDFQGVINHLDYFKQLGITSIWMTPVMENDMPDRTEHGYAITNHYKIDPRYGGNAMYKKLSDTLHQSGMKLVQDAVYNHTGTYHMLVQDLPAKDWLNQWPVFTATNAREQTLFDPYASAIDRRRMTDGWFVKEMPDWNQKNPYVANFIIENAIWYVEEFGVDAIRVDTYTYNDAQFSNNCNQALMEEYPAISIFGEILVQNVPNQVYFVQNNINTPFKSNLEGVVDFQCLFNGIAPALTQEPDWNAGVAQLYNVLSYDYLYKDPTHNVLLLDNHDLDRFASRINGDVAKQKIAYTWLLTGRGIPQLYYGSEVLMKGEKKPDGLVRLDFPGGWANDQRNAFTGKGMNEDELAVQNLVKKLGTFRKTSSALTHGKLMQYAPENGLYIYFRYDDHQTIMCVMNTAKEARKIDVNYYNERTGGFSSARDVITDKAYKLDNSLEIPAMQEWVLELSK from the coding sequence ATGAGGAAAATGCTGATCGCCGGACTGATGATGTTGTGTTCCACTGCTTACGCCTATGCCAGGCAACCTGATGTCTACCCGACCAACTGGTGGACAGGGATGAAACATAATAAAATACAGTTACTTTTAAAAAGTGAGGATTCCGAATTTAACAAATCGAAAATATCTGTTAATTATCCCGGAGTTACCATTACAGATACCCATACTTTCGAAAATGGGAAATACCTGGCCATTGATATCACGATCAGTGATGCCGCCATGCCAGGGAATGTGGATTTTATCTGCCTGAAAAATGCAAAAACCACGCAAATCAGCTGGCCGTTAAAAGCCCGCAAAGGCACGCCAGGAAAAGACTTCGCGCAAGGTATCTCCCAGGCCGATATGATCTACCTGCTCATGCCCGACCGCTTCAGCAACGGAGATCCTTCCAATGATAAAGTACCCGGACTGAAAGATCAATCGCTCAACCGTGCCGATTACTATGCACGTCATGGAGGTGATTTCCAGGGAGTTATCAACCACCTCGACTACTTCAAACAATTAGGAATTACTTCCATCTGGATGACACCCGTAATGGAGAATGATATGCCTGACCGCACTGAACACGGTTATGCCATCACCAACCATTATAAAATAGATCCGAGATATGGTGGTAATGCCATGTATAAAAAACTGAGCGATACCCTCCATCAATCAGGTATGAAACTCGTACAGGACGCGGTTTACAACCACACCGGTACTTATCATATGCTGGTACAGGACCTCCCGGCGAAAGACTGGCTCAACCAATGGCCTGTTTTTACCGCCACCAATGCCCGCGAACAAACACTCTTTGATCCCTATGCCTCCGCTATAGACCGCCGTCGCATGACCGATGGCTGGTTTGTAAAAGAGATGCCGGACTGGAATCAAAAGAACCCATATGTAGCGAATTTTATTATAGAGAATGCCATCTGGTATGTAGAAGAATTCGGGGTAGATGCCATTCGCGTAGATACCTATACCTACAATGATGCCCAGTTCAGCAATAACTGCAACCAGGCACTGATGGAAGAATATCCCGCCATCAGCATATTCGGTGAAATACTCGTGCAGAACGTTCCTAACCAGGTATATTTCGTACAGAATAATATCAATACACCTTTCAAAAGCAACCTGGAAGGAGTTGTCGATTTCCAGTGCCTCTTCAACGGCATCGCACCCGCACTGACACAGGAACCAGACTGGAATGCCGGTGTTGCACAGCTGTATAATGTACTGAGCTACGATTATTTATACAAAGATCCCACACATAACGTACTTTTGCTCGATAATCACGATCTTGACAGATTCGCCAGCCGTATCAACGGCGACGTAGCAAAACAGAAAATCGCATATACCTGGCTGCTCACCGGCAGAGGTATCCCGCAACTGTACTACGGTTCAGAAGTGCTGATGAAAGGAGAGAAAAAACCGGATGGGCTCGTTCGCCTCGACTTCCCCGGAGGATGGGCAAACGACCAACGCAACGCGTTTACCGGAAAAGGTATGAATGAAGATGAACTGGCAGTACAAAACCTGGTGAAAAAACTGGGTACATTCCGCAAAACTTCTTCTGCCCTTACTCACGGCAAATTAATGCAGTACGCGCCTGAAAATGGCCTGTACATCTATTTCCGCTATGATGACCACCAGACCATCATGTGCGTGATGAACACTGCTAAGGAAGCAAGAAAGATTGATGTTAATTATTATAATGAACGAACAGGCGGATTTTCATCTGCCAGAGATGTCATTACTGATAAAGCATATAAACTGGATAATAGTTTAGAAATCCCTGCCATGCAGGAATGGGTACTTGAATTGAGCAAATAA
- a CDS encoding TonB-dependent receptor — protein MKKFYNRLFVCALLLLCGIFSAQAQAQITGKVTDATTGESLPGVSIQIKGTSRGTQTDAQGHYSIPGSPNTVLVFSFLGKIPQEITVTNQQTINVQLGDDKRQLQEAVVIGYGTAKKKDVSGSITTISSKDFQKGNIQSPDQLIVGKVAGVAVTSNSGQPGVGSTIRIRGGSSLNASNDPLYVIDGVPLSGGGINGAPNPLSLINPNDIESLTILKDAAATAIYGSRASNGVIMITTKKGASGSPKITFNTNIAVGKINKMIDALSADQFRQYVDSLGTPAQKAMMGNASTNWQKEIYRTSISNDNNLSIAGAIKNMPYRVSADFSNQTGTLITDNLKRSFLSVNLNPQFFDHHLKVNISAKGVISNAHYANQGAIINAVQFDPTQPVYDSTSPFGGYWEWYSKDANGNVTLNPNAPRNPVSLIRMQDNNSEVKRSYGNLELDYKFHFLPELRANLNLGYDVSRGSGTTFVPANAAQNYTTGGQNNYFLQKINNKVGEFYLNYVKTLPSIKSNINVLAGYGYYDNATTNYNYASFNAKGDTIEGSTPKFPFDIPRNTLISYYGRLIYTFDDKYIITGSLRTDGSSRFAKENRWGVFPAAALTWRINREKFLADSKTFSDLKLRLSYGITGNQDGIANYSYMAIYSTSTNASQYQFGNNWYNMMAPAAYDKNIKWEQTATWNGGLDYGFLNDRLRGSVDVYYKKTKNLLNTVPIPIGSNFSNQILTNVGNIENKGVELNIGATPIQKGKLTWDVNFNLTYNNNKITNLTAVNDSSFVGNLTGGITGGTGQTIQIHSVGYNTFAYYVYKQVYDANGKPIEGVYEDLNHDGVINEKDMYRYKSPAAKVFLGFSTSVAYDRWTLSTSLRASLGNYVYNNVASNFGVRRNILNPLGLLNNSTTDIYNTNFYNNQYQSDYYIQNASFLRMDNLSLGYNFGALFRNTAHLRLNATVQNVFTITKYKGLDPEVNGGIDYNLYPRSRVFTLGANLEF, from the coding sequence ATGAAAAAGTTTTACAATCGGCTTTTCGTATGTGCGTTACTGTTACTATGCGGCATATTCTCCGCCCAGGCACAGGCGCAGATCACCGGAAAGGTAACCGATGCCACTACCGGCGAATCCCTGCCTGGAGTGAGTATCCAGATCAAAGGTACTTCACGCGGTACCCAAACGGACGCTCAGGGACATTATTCCATACCTGGTAGTCCAAACACTGTGCTTGTATTCTCTTTCCTCGGAAAAATACCGCAGGAAATAACTGTAACAAACCAGCAAACCATCAATGTTCAACTGGGCGATGATAAACGTCAGCTCCAGGAAGCGGTGGTAATCGGTTATGGTACTGCAAAGAAAAAAGATGTCTCCGGAAGTATCACCACCATTTCTTCCAAAGACTTTCAGAAAGGTAATATTCAGTCGCCCGATCAGCTGATCGTTGGTAAGGTAGCTGGTGTGGCCGTAACCTCCAACAGTGGCCAGCCTGGCGTAGGTAGCACCATCCGCATCCGTGGCGGTTCTTCCCTCAATGCCAGCAACGACCCGCTCTATGTAATAGATGGCGTGCCTTTAAGCGGCGGTGGCATCAACGGTGCACCAAATCCATTGTCACTGATCAATCCTAACGATATCGAAAGTCTTACCATCCTCAAAGATGCTGCTGCTACTGCGATCTATGGCTCCAGAGCTTCCAACGGTGTGATCATGATCACCACCAAAAAAGGCGCTTCCGGTTCACCTAAGATTACTTTCAATACCAATATCGCTGTAGGTAAGATCAATAAAATGATCGACGCCCTCAGCGCCGACCAGTTCCGCCAGTATGTTGATTCACTGGGAACACCGGCACAGAAAGCGATGATGGGTAATGCCAGCACCAACTGGCAGAAAGAAATCTATCGCACTTCTATCTCCAATGATAATAACCTCAGCATCGCAGGTGCTATCAAAAATATGCCTTACCGCGTTTCTGCCGACTTCAGCAACCAGACCGGTACACTGATCACCGATAACCTGAAACGTTCCTTCCTCAGCGTGAACCTGAACCCTCAGTTCTTTGACCATCACCTGAAAGTGAACATCAGTGCCAAAGGTGTTATCAGCAATGCACATTACGCTAACCAGGGTGCCATCATCAACGCAGTACAATTTGATCCTACCCAGCCGGTATACGACTCTACAAGTCCTTTCGGCGGCTACTGGGAATGGTACTCCAAAGATGCAAACGGTAATGTTACACTCAACCCGAATGCACCAAGAAACCCGGTATCACTGATCCGTATGCAGGATAACAACAGTGAGGTGAAACGCAGCTACGGTAACCTGGAACTGGATTATAAATTCCACTTCCTGCCTGAATTACGTGCTAACTTAAACCTGGGCTACGATGTTTCCAGAGGCAGCGGTACTACTTTTGTTCCTGCAAACGCAGCACAGAATTATACTACCGGCGGACAAAACAACTACTTCCTCCAGAAGATCAATAACAAGGTAGGAGAGTTCTATCTGAACTATGTGAAAACACTTCCTTCTATCAAAAGTAATATCAATGTGCTGGCAGGTTATGGCTACTATGATAACGCCACTACCAACTACAACTACGCCAGCTTTAACGCAAAAGGTGATACAATCGAAGGTAGCACACCGAAATTCCCTTTCGATATACCACGTAATACACTCATCTCTTACTATGGTCGTCTGATCTATACTTTCGATGACAAGTATATCATCACAGGATCTTTACGTACTGATGGTTCTTCCCGTTTTGCGAAAGAAAACCGCTGGGGCGTTTTCCCTGCTGCTGCCTTAACATGGAGAATCAACAGAGAGAAATTCCTGGCAGACAGCAAAACCTTCTCTGACCTGAAACTCCGTCTGAGCTACGGTATCACCGGTAACCAGGATGGTATCGCCAACTACTCCTACATGGCGATCTATTCTACCAGTACCAACGCCAGCCAGTACCAGTTTGGCAACAACTGGTATAACATGATGGCGCCTGCTGCATATGATAAGAATATCAAGTGGGAACAAACTGCTACCTGGAACGGTGGACTCGACTATGGCTTCCTCAACGACCGCCTGAGAGGTTCAGTGGACGTGTATTACAAGAAAACAAAAAATCTGCTGAATACAGTTCCTATTCCAATCGGTTCTAACTTCTCTAACCAGATCCTGACCAACGTAGGTAACATCGAAAATAAAGGTGTTGAACTGAACATCGGTGCTACACCGATCCAGAAAGGTAAACTGACCTGGGATGTGAACTTCAACCTGACCTATAACAACAACAAGATCACTAACCTGACTGCTGTTAATGATTCCAGCTTTGTTGGAAACCTCACCGGCGGGATCACCGGTGGTACCGGTCAAACCATTCAGATTCACTCTGTTGGCTACAATACCTTTGCATACTATGTTTACAAACAGGTATACGATGCAAACGGCAAACCAATCGAAGGTGTGTATGAAGACCTGAACCACGATGGTGTGATCAACGAAAAAGATATGTACCGTTACAAATCTCCTGCGGCGAAAGTATTCTTAGGCTTCAGTACTTCTGTGGCTTACGACCGCTGGACACTCAGTACATCGCTCCGCGCCAGCCTTGGTAACTATGTTTACAACAACGTAGCATCCAACTTCGGTGTAAGAAGAAATATCCTGAATCCGCTGGGACTGCTGAACAACAGTACTACCGATATCTACAATACTAATTTCTATAATAACCAATACCAGTCTGACTACTATATTCAGAATGCTTCTTTCCTCCGCATGGATAACCTGAGCCTGGGTTATAACTTCGGCGCGCTGTTCAGAAATACTGCTCATCTGCGCCTGAATGCTACTGTTCAGAATGTG